From the genome of Argentina anserina chromosome 4, drPotAnse1.1, whole genome shotgun sequence, one region includes:
- the LOC126791319 gene encoding uncharacterized protein LOC126791319, with protein MREDYLRNCFGDFSSQIRKVNFDVSKVTLKHTHAYLEFATPEVAGMVLHSFHNKIMPKTNNIWRFNLEWARWQPRVKVKQSSSAGSKILCINNLGEGMGEDFIRHVFPSHLQSHILKVTLFEKPRPPSAMIEFSSHDVAASALERYTEESVCRKFSLTWCPTEQPGPSLPTNLLKRKRE; from the exons ATGCGGGAGGATTACCTTCGCAACTGCTTCGGAGACTTCTCCAGTCAG ATCCGCAAGGTGAATTTTGATGTATCAAAGGTGACATTGAAGCATACACATGCCTACCTTGAATTTGCGACCCCTGAGGTTGCTGGAATGGTACTGCACAGCTTCCACAACAAGATCATGCCCAAAACAAACAATATCTGGAGGTTCAATCTGGAGTGGGCTCGTTGGCAACCTAGGGTGAAGGTGAAACAGTCATCATCTGCAG GAAGCAAAATTCTCTGCATCAACAATCTGGGGGAAGGGATGGGAGAGGACTTCATTCGACATGTATTCCCTTCTCACTTGCAGAGCCAT ATTTTGAAGGTGACATTGTTTGAGAAACCCCGCCCACCTTCTGCCATGATTGAATTTTCATCGCATGATGTTGCTGCATCAGCATTGGAGAGATACACTGAGGAATCCGTATGCCGGAAGTTCAGTTTGACATGGTGTCCAACTGAACAACCAG GTCCTTCTTTGCCTACTAATCTGCTGAAAAGAAAGAGGGAGTAA